The DNA region TCCGTTTGATGCTTGAAACGAAAGATTTGGAGAAAGGGAAGTGAGTGGCAAGATAATAGATATTGAGTTCATCATGAGATGACCTCCCCTACCTTTGATGTACTTGACTTCTAGAAGCCTTGCATGTGTACGGGTTGGAGGAAGAATAACAACATTGTTCTTTTGCTCTGCTGCTCCTCGGTCGGAGATAGCAGCTCATGAACTGCCCTGCTCGTAGGATCGTAGCTCGAGCTGACCTAGCTGCAGAGGAGAAGTTTGACTTCCGAGAGCGGATCCTAGCTTAGACTGATCTTTGACCCTAGCTCCAGGCGAAAGGATACGTAGGTTTTTCTTCCTTCTTCTAAATGGGATCCTCTTCACCAGAGAGTTCCCCAATTAGGCTAAAACTGGAAAGTCCCTAACACCGGCTTCCTAGAAACCTACAGAGCCAAGCTAAAGCTCCTTTTCTCTTACGACTCGAACATGCAGGACCTATCTCGACAGCTGAGAGTAAGTAGTTATTTGATGATCTAAAAGAAAAACCCTTTTGCAACAAACTATACATTCATTCTCAAACATGAAGTCAATAGAGGTTCACCTTTAGCTGCAAGCTTCCAAACTCATCCAACCCAAAGTCTCATTTTCATGcccactttcattttttttgtcgaGATTGTGTTCGTGTTCCATGTATCGCACCGAAGCTTGTGTAGCCTATGCGAAGCAAGCGGGTACAAGATCGTAAAGAATGCTTTGGATGGATGCCCGGGCATTGAGAAGGAATGATGCTTTCAGAGGCGAAAGGCCATGGGGAGATACCGTCTGTGATCCATGGATCTCCGATCGGGAAACCGTATCCAAGCTCCGTGGCTAGTCTGCGCTCTTTGGACTTTTCAAACTTAGCGAACTGAAACATCTGAGTAGCTAAAGGAAGGGAAATCAACCGAGACCCCGTTAGTAGCAGCGAGTGAGAGCGGATTGGGGGTTTGAAGAAAAACAAAGACGTCTTGTCAGAGCCTCAACAAAGTGTTCACTTCTTTTTCGCTAAGTTTCATTCGATTTGTTGTGTGGATTGGATGATGGAAAAACCAGCAAGCTATGACTTGAAAGCTTACCTTATTATTATGAAAATGAGAaacgtttttttttctttttatagatGTTGGTGGAGAGCTTGAAGAGCGAAACGAGCCGCACTAGCCTATTCATTTTTCAGCAGCAAGCTACGGTCTAACGACCCCCTGGGGCGAAAACTCCAAACCTTTCTCTAATAATAAGGTAAGCTTTCAAGCCCCTTGACTTTTTAGTCAAGTACGCAGTGGACTGTAATTGTGAAAAGATTGGAAGATCAAAGAAGGTGATAGCCATGTAGATTCGTTCCCATGGTTCGATCCTCCCCAGTAAAACGCGGCGTGTTCGAATTCTGATCGCTTTTACGCGAGAAAGGGGGACCACCCTCTAAGCCTACGTATTCCTCAATGACCGATAGTGTACAAGTACAGTGAGGGAAAGGTGAAAAGAACCCTATTTAGGGAGTGCAATAGAGAACCTGAGATCCGATGCGAACAATCAGTCGAAGGAGCGGAACTAGAGCCTTTACTTTCTATTAGATTAGTCAAGCGCACTCACTCTAACGGCGTACCTTTTGCATAATGGGTCAGCGAGGAAATGGGAACGGCGGCTTAAGCCATTAGGTGTAGGCGCTTTCCAGAGGTGGAATCTTCTAGTTCTTCCTATTTGACCCGAAATCGATCGATCTAGCCATGAGCAGATTGAAGAGAGCTCTAACAGGCCTTGAAGGACAGAACCCACGTATGTGGCAAAATAAGGGATGACTTGTGGCTAGGGGTGAAAGGCTAACCAAGATTGGATATAGCTGGTTTTCCGCGAAATCTATTTCAGTAGAGCGTATGATGTCGATGGCCCGAGGTAGAGCACTCAATGGGCTAGGGTGGCCCCATTTCGCCTTACCAACcccaaggaaactccgaataCAGGCCTAGATCGTTTGTACAGACAGACTTTTTGGGTGCTAAGATCCAAAGTCGAGAGGGAAACAGCCCAGATCGTACGCTAAGGTCCCTAAGCAATCACTTAGTGGAAAAGGAAGTGATCGAGCGATGACAACCAGGAGGTGGGCTTGGAAGCAGCCATCCTTTGAAGAAAGCGTAATAGCTCACTGGTCTAGCTCCATGGCACCGAAAATGTATCAGGGCTCAAGTGATTCACCGAAGCGACGAGACCTTGAAAGCTGCTTTTTCAAGTGTCAGTAGCGGAACGTTCTGTCAATCGGGGAAGGTTTTTGGTGACAAGACCTGGAGATATCAGAAGTGAGAATGCTGACATGAGTAACGAGAAATCCTGTGAAAAACACGATCGCCTGCCAGTGGAAGGTTTTCTGCGTTCAGTCAATCTACGCAGAGTGAATCGGTCCCTAAGGAACCCCCGAAAGGGCTGCCGTCCGATGGGTACACGAAAGTGACGAAGTTGCTTTGACTATAGAACCATGCTTGTCTCTTGGAGAGAATTAGATAATCTGGCCGAGGGCTGCCCCCTCTTCCCCTCACTCTCATTTCCCTAATATGAACCTTGAGTCATCAAAGCCTTCCTGACTCGGCCTGGCCCGGTCGCCCTACACGACTGGCCCTTCAAAAGGATCCGAAGGAGTCGTAGTTTGGCGACCTATCTTCAGTGTCAGTAAGGGCCTTTAGTCTTTTGATTAGAGTAGGGGTCGCGAGAGAGTAGAGTGTACCGCCCTGCCATAGTCACGAGTCTCTTTATATTCGCGACTCTTGTCATAGTCAACAAGGTTGAAACTTCCAGGAAAAAACTTCGAATTGGGAGGGCGATCCTCCTGGTGAACTGACCGTACCCCAAACCGACACAGGTAAACAAGTAGAGTATACCAGGGCGCTTGAGAGAACCATGTCGAAGGAACTCGGCAAAATGACCCCGTAACTTCGTGAGAAGGGGTGCTCTCCTATCTTTTGATTAGGAAAGCGGCACATACCAGGACTCTGCTAAGTGGTAACACAATGTATAGAGTCTGACACCTGCCCGGTGCTGGAAGGTCGGAAGGAGAGGTGTTAGTTGCTTTGAATGGAAACCCCGGTAAACGGCGGCAGTAACTCTAACTGTCCTAAGGTAGCGAAATTCCTTGTCGCATAAGTAGCGACCTGCACGAATGGTGTAACGACTGCCCCGCTGTCTCCCATGGACCCCGTGAAATTGAATTCTCCGTGAAGATGCGGAGTACCAACGGCTAGACGGTAAGACCCCGTGCACCTTAACTATAGCTTCGCAGTGACAACATTGATCGAATGTGTAGGATAAGAATATAAATAGTCCATTCACTTTTATTaaggaatttaattaaaattggtATCACAAAAATTGTGCATACTATTTGGATGGGGAATTATTTATGCAATTCTAAACGCTACTAGTAAGTTTTTCCAAAACAATTAAATTGAAATGGACCACATACAAATACCACaatcaaaaaaaaagaaaaaaaaaataccacAATCAATCTTAATCGTGTAGTCAAAGACAGAGCAGAGCCAATCAAGTGGGGAggtttgaaatttgaatacTCTTTTCATTTGTTGAAGTTGTAAATACaaagttaaaataaattaataaatccaTTTCTAAAACTCAAAAATATCTCTCCAAAAATGAAGCTTAAAAGCAAACTAGTAGTAACTgctttaatttttctttatattcttttatactgtgttttagtttaattttaaatttattaattagaaCTCCTTATATCCTTAAATTTGtacttattttaaaattttaatattcatttttcaaCAATTACTAAAACAGGAAACTCAATAGTgattttttcttgaaaaaacaCACAGCCACTGTTTACAGGATTGTTGCAACTCATTGCTCACACCATCAAATAAGTGGTGACAAACTATCTAAGCCTAAAGTAATTCTCTCTAAAAATGAATAATCTATACATGAATCAATATCTGGTGTTTAAACCAGCAGCATTTAGCTTTTGCTGCTGCCGATTGCATCAGTAGAAACTGCCTTTGCTGCATCCAGATGGTTAAGTCGACACGTCCCGACTAAAATCTCCGGCAGCTCCTCCGCTGTGTCTCCCTGAAAATCAatcaaaacgacgtcgttttgaaGGCATTTGTAACCCGAGCTGTCAAAAATGGCCCGGCCCATCGATTTTTTCCAAAGAAAATTCTCAGTGATGCATACCTGTATTACAAATGCCATTTCTATGACAAGATTGTTGAGGTATCCAAGAACGAGGCCTACCACACCCTTCGCCACTGTTGATGACCCGAGGTCGATCCCTAGCTGCGGATATCGACATGTCAGACACAACATATTGAAGATAAGTTGATAATAATAACCCTTGGAAGGAATTGGAGAATTGCATGGGTTTTACCTCCAAGTAGTTTTTTCCGCGAAAATAGTTCATTTGAAGCGCTTGACCTACCAAACAAGACTTTCGTCCAACGCTCTGCCTGACAATCCAAGAACCCTGCGAAAAATCACATCAAAAATGTTATGTCAACGCGTTTTTTGGCAAGTAAAACATCCATTGAATACAAATCTACCTTTGAAATGTATGGGATAAGCTTGAATCTCGAATCTCGAAAAGCATTGTCTCCATAGATGAAACACTCCAACAAAGGCGTTTCTTTTAGGGGCATCTTTAGCATATAATATAGGGCCAAAGTGCACGTAGTTGTGCCCGGAACCTGATGCCAGCCACCACCATCACGAATGCTCTAAAGTTATGTGTGATATTAAGAGGGATGCTTACCTGTATATTAATCACAAAAAAGAAGTCCGATCTCCCCTCAGCCGCGTAGTTCTGCATTGAACTATGATAAGAAATAATGTACAGATATATCGttcgaaaaagaaaagagagagagagggagagaccGAGACAATGCCATTACTCCTGCCAGCGAGATTGTCCTCACGCTTGCTAGATTTTATCCAATCTGCTCCAACCAACTGCATCAAAGCGCCTTTCGCCTTGATCTAGAAACAGAAAGTGACAAAAGATCTTACTGAATTTATAGTTGCAATATTCAAGAACCAGAGCAGCAAGGCAGTGTGATTGTGCTAGAAAAGATTGTGCAACATAATTAGAAGACATTAAAAGACACGAAAATGCAACCTTTTTTTGGTCGTGCAGATAAGTTTTTCCACGGATAAGGAACGAGGTAGGATCTGCTTCTGCGCAGCTACAAGGCGTTTTTAGATTTGCATCTCTTGGAAGTGTTGTGCCATAACTGCACGATAAACTTTCGCCCCAAGAAACGGATTGCAAGCCAGTGTAACCTTTTTTCGGGACTGAAAAAACACAAAGTAAAGTAATACTACTACTTCAAATCATTCATTACAAGCATCCACATCCTTGTTCGTTTTCTTGAAGGGGCTAACCTGCAAGATCTTGCAGCCTTTTCACAAAGTTAGCCGTAGAAGATAATTTTGGTTGGAACGAGTTCTGAAATTTTCACGTTAGAATGTCCTTGTCAGAGGCTATATAACACAGTAGAAATTAGatgataaattaaatttgaggTTCGAATCCAAGAGTTAAAAATACCACATAACATGAATCTGAATTCGTATTTGAATGCCATCCTTCTTCGTCGTCCGAAGGAGCAGGAACGTCAAAAAATTCATCCCCTATATCATTCATTCCCGAGATGCTGGATGTACCGGAGTTGTATCCTGGCGTCACCTCGTTTGTTTCATTTTGGACCCTTTTGCAACCAGTTTCTGTTTTGATCTCCTCCTCAATTTCGGGCACATCAATATCTATATTGCCTTCTTCTTTTGTTTTGTACATTTCTCTTAAGGctgataaaacaaaacaaacaatcaAGAGGATTTGAAAAAAGGTGTCtcccaaaaaaaaggaaataagatGCCCACTCTACCTGCAACTGTTCCAACCATACATATAGTGACAGATCTCGAATAAGCTTTTCTGAGATAGGATTTCCAACACCTCCAATCAACAGAAAGCATGTTTCTCACAATACATTTCTTGCCTCGATTCATAGGAATGATCACGTATCCACCACCTACACCATTAACAACATACAAGAATACAATGAATACACAATAATGGGACATTAGCTAGTTTGATCAACCCATATACGCAAGAAGAAAGGCATCATTGTTCGTAATAACCACCACTTCCCAAAGTAGACACGAACGTCTTTAATACTGACAATAGAAAGGGTTAAATTCACAACTTCCAAGTCAAAGCATACATTACTTTTAACGTAGGCTCGGACAAATCTGTTTTGacgttgacattttttatggaACACCGAATGGTAGAGAATCACTGCAGCAATAGCAACATAAACTTCACAATTCTCCTAAAATTAGCTTCAAAACTATAAAGTTAGAACAAAAAGATTCTGGTAGTAAAGTACCATATGTGCCATCGTCTTCTCTCCTCCAGTAGCGTCGCACCAGCAAGTCGCGGCGCTTCATTGCCCTGGAAACAAAAATACAACATGTGGTCAGCAACTCCACTCTGTCTTGATTGGATTCCTATGTTTAAGTCGCGGGTCCGACCAAGGTAGGCAATGCTTATATAGTTCAACGTGTACTATATCCGTATGCCCATCAAGTTGCTCGACCACGCTACCCTTGTGGAAACAAAAATCCCACCTGCAAACACACACTTAAAATGTTAATTGGATGCTACTTTTCTCAAAACCTTAGGATTCTACAAAATTTGCAAATATCGATGAAAATCAATCCGGTAACACTTAAGCTTATTTGATCATTGAACTTCCAAACCAAGTCCCGCGTTAACATTGATAAAACATGCTCTTAATCTCTGTGAGCTACAAGATTCGACAGTTGTGAGTTAAATTGTGCAAGACTTACTCTGTCCTTGAGGCATCTACAGCCATGACAGTACGAAAAACAGCTTCAGGTGTTCCGTTGATGACACCAACTGCCATTATGGCTGGATGATCGTCCCACCGCTGAATCAAAGCAAGTTCAGAATGTAAGGAGTCTAGGCATGAAATCAACTTTAAAGTGAGATGAAGAAAATATCCACCCGAACATTGGAGTCTCTGTCTTTAGCTTCTTTGAAGAGACGTAATCCTGAACATGCCATTGTTAGAGAATGAAACATCTACGGAAACAACCATCAACTGATCAACAAATTCAGAAAGTGGAACATTACCATTTTGACAGCCAAATATTTCCCACGGTGAAGGTGCTATTACATCAGAGGTCATTGCCTCCATATGAACCGAAGATGCTGAGGTCCAATCAATAGACCTTTTTGCCATTCTTTTCGAAACACTCAAGCTGTTATGTCAAAGTTGATAAATTCCACAATCAAGCACAATAATCCGATTTTTAAAATTCTTCAGATCAGAATATGAATCCGCATATGTTAACATAACCATACACAATGAGTCCCAAATGTACTCACCTGAAAGGCTGATATTTTCGTTTGGAGCAAGACACCAAATCTACCGTCTTAACGGCAGCATCCTGCAAAGCATGGATCCACCTAGCTGCTTCTTCTGAGCTAGTTGCCCCAAGCTACAAAAATTAGAAATTCTCGTTACCATCCACCTCATACACTCATAGCTGGATAAAAACCATAACACTGTACCTTAAGCTGATCATTATGATTTGCAGTATTATATATTGTGAAGATGAAAAATAACTGCAGCACGATAAACATCGTATAAGCCTAAAGAGAAACCATATTCTGTACCTTTTGGTAACATATCAGTATAggtaaaatgaaatatttttaggaCACATACTTTCCTACGATGGCTCCCTCTTCCATTGTCCACAACACGAATGCAGGAGTCTATTATTGCCCTTCGCACAGGCTCCTGATACAAGAGCAAAGTTCGATACATAAGCATACTTATCCGAAGATCAAATAGTAGACTCTTTCTATAAAAACCTATGACCGAAGAAATAAACACTTGTTGCTAATATCAAATGAAGCCTACTACACAACAAATCCTAACCCTCACAAAAGGAGAAAGATACCATAAAGTTATAGAAATACCATTGTAATCAAACACCTTAACTCAACTATGGCAATCACTGTGAAAGCAAATTCATTCAATTAGCTACTTCCTTCACACACACCACATGCATACATATAAACAGAATACACAAATGACATTCAGCATGTGCCACCAATTAATCCCATACATACCAAAACAAGAAAGACAGAAACATACACTAAAACACAAACATATATGTGCATGTTTGGAATGGAAATTGGGATAAAGAGTGGGACCTCTGTGTGTGAAGTGGGGATTGATTTGAAGCTGTTTAGGCAGTCATCTTCAAGAATGAAGTATCTTTTACGAGAATACTGCAACCCAATACGATTGTAACGAATCAAATGCAACCACCCCTGCATTTTCCCTTCCTTTTCCGCCATTCCCATCACCCAAAACACAAAgacaaaattataattttgaaaaataaaagttaACAAAAAACAATCTTTATCGATGTTTTCCCCCTCAAATCAAGAACCAGTGTTACAAATGCCCCAAGATTGCTTTTTTCACCACGAATACACACATATACATACACATACAGAGAGATTTAGATATGTGCATGTACAATAAATGGGGGAAGAGAGAAATTTTTCAGAAGGCGAGAAAAGAATTATGATGAATGACCCCCTGATTCCGCCAAAGGGAACCAGAGCATCGGTTGCAAGATGTCAGAGTTTTTTTAGATTTCGAGCTAAATTCCTATGtgcaattttttcatttcttatttctttgttttagtaatCCTAATATATTTTGCGTGTCTCGTTTGAATTTAACTGATTCTGGTGATTATACAAGGTCGTCAATTTGACCAATTTAGCGTCgatatattctttttaatttgtagttttGGTTTTATTACCAATTTTATTAtgagaaatttaatttttagaagGATTTATTGTGAGAAAATGATGGAACAGTAGTCACCTTGTACGTGTAGATGGTTTACCgccattaattattttatcttatttttactGCTAAAAATAAGTTTTGTGGCACTGCTTTTTCTTCCAAAAATTGAGATACTTAGAAAACAACAATTTAGTGATTTAATAGCAGACACAATAATTATGATGCATattcatttcaaaattttagaactTGCTAGAGAAGATTTTTATATTCTAAACATAACTGCTTATTTATGATTTATATACCAAATTATTACAATCTAAACCTCAAgaatatttttggaaaaagatTTTGAATATAgacaaaaatattgaaaattaaattttggagTAGTTATTATAGTGTTGATGGCCACTTTGTGGATGTTGATTGCTCATTCATATCTTCCAAGAAATACCAAGATCAATGTCTGGCATTACTTGCCCTTTTAAGCTTTTCTTTCCAAGTCAAACCTAAATCTCACTTATGATTATCTCTTTTTTTGTATTTGCTTTTATTTGTtgatgaaattttcatttttgaatATCTAAAAAGTTGTGTGAGATAGTCCTGTAATGAGATCGATTAGAATTCAAATCCAAGTTTCATACTACATATCATGACTGTAATTATGTTGGTGTTTGAGTATGGTTAAATTTGTAATCCGTTTGAGGTGTTTGGATCTCACACAAAactctaatttatttataatttttttgatttggtattaattatttaaatataaacatgTATAGTGGGCAAATTTTATGTATTGTATAAATTGATGCTCAATGAAATAGTAGGCCACCTATTGAAACACATGATATAAAAACCTTATACAAGTTGAAGGTGGAAAAGGTCGAGCTGAAATATTTGGCATACCAGCTAATAGTTGAAGATATATTTCACTCTTGTATTTGTTGCAGTATTAGTTAATCAAGGACCGGTCAATCTAGGTAATTTGACTCGATACATTTTTACCTGATTTAAATCAACtaactttaattaattcaattgtTTTAGTTCTATCAATTACTAGTGACGACTTAGTTTATATTGTAACCTTATAAAGTTAAGTTACTCCACCCAGTTCAGTTACATTATACTCCTACTGCATTAGACCATCCGCATCGGTGTCTCAATGCGGGCTCGGTCTCgacgagaccgcatcgagacaccgatgttgtaattttcggggtttttaataattttatgaattattagtattaatttaatattttaatgaaatattaat from Salvia splendens isolate huo1 chromosome 9, SspV2, whole genome shotgun sequence includes:
- the LOC121747124 gene encoding protein ENHANCED DISEASE RESISTANCE 2-like isoform X1, translating into MGMAEKEGKMQGWLHLIRYNRIGLQYSRKRYFILEDDCLNSFKSIPTSHTEEPVRRAIIDSCIRVVDNGRGSHRRKLFFIFTIYNTANHNDQLKLGATSSEEAARWIHALQDAAVKTVDLVSCSKRKYQPFSLSVSKRMAKRSIDWTSASSVHMEAMTSDVIAPSPWEIFGCQNGLRLFKEAKDRDSNVRRWDDHPAIMAVGVINGTPEAVFRTVMAVDASRTEWDFCFHKGSVVEQLDGHTDIVHVELYKHCLPWAMKRRDLLVRRYWRREDDGTYVILYHSVFHKKCQRQNRFVRAYVKSGGYVIIPMNRGKKCIVRNMLSVDWRCWKSYLRKAYSRSVTICMVGTVAALREMYKTKEEGNIDIDVPEIEEEIKTETGCKRVQNETNEVTPGYNSGTSSISGMNDIGDEFFDVPAPSDDEEGWHSNTNSDSCYVNSFQPKLSSTANFVKRLQDLAVPKKGYTGLQSVSWGESLSCSYGTTLPRDANLKTPCSCAEADPTSFLIRGKTYLHDQKKIKAKGALMQLVGADWIKSSKREDNLAGRSNGIVSNYAAEGRSDFFFVINIQVPGTTTCTLALYYMLKMPLKETPLLECFIYGDNAFRDSRFKLIPYISKGSWIVRQSVGRKSCLVGQALQMNYFRGKNYLELGIDLGSSTVAKGVVGLVLGYLNNLVIEMAFVIQGDTAEELPEILVGTCRLNHLDAAKAVSTDAIGSSKS
- the LOC121747124 gene encoding protein ENHANCED DISEASE RESISTANCE 2-like isoform X2; this encodes MGMAEKEGKMQGWLHLIRYNRIGLQYSRKRYFILEDDCLNSFKSIPTSHTEEPVRRAIIDSCIRVVDNGRGSHRRKLFFIFTIYNTANHNDQLKLGATSSEEAARWIHALQDAAVKTVDLVSCSKRKYQPFSLSVSKRMAKRSIDWTSASSVHMEAMTSDVIAPSPWEIFGCQNGLRLFKEAKDRDSNVRRWDDHPAIMAVGVINGTPEAVFRTVMAVDASRTEWDFCFHKGSVVEQLDGHTDIVHVELYKHCLPWAMKRRDLLVRRYWRREDDGTYGGGYVIIPMNRGKKCIVRNMLSVDWRCWKSYLRKAYSRSVTICMVGTVAALREMYKTKEEGNIDIDVPEIEEEIKTETGCKRVQNETNEVTPGYNSGTSSISGMNDIGDEFFDVPAPSDDEEGWHSNTNSDSCYVNSFQPKLSSTANFVKRLQDLAVPKKGYTGLQSVSWGESLSCSYGTTLPRDANLKTPCSCAEADPTSFLIRGKTYLHDQKKIKAKGALMQLVGADWIKSSKREDNLAGRSNGIVSNYAAEGRSDFFFVINIQVPGTTTCTLALYYMLKMPLKETPLLECFIYGDNAFRDSRFKLIPYISKGSWIVRQSVGRKSCLVGQALQMNYFRGKNYLELGIDLGSSTVAKGVVGLVLGYLNNLVIEMAFVIQGDTAEELPEILVGTCRLNHLDAAKAVSTDAIGSSKS